Proteins encoded within one genomic window of bacterium:
- a CDS encoding T9SS type A sorting domain-containing protein, protein MSIKRIIISLLLVVSLSLAVVVFFNRLPGGPPTTFEILVFNDGEPPVDITDFHFSVSPMPCQVTGATYPTGWTMRYALPNSFVELDAGDGSAIPAGSEGMFGVTIDGPCEGATFSFYLTGPDGVIPGSEREGPIEGLGIIETRTPSGLGLSVAPNPFNSACLIKSSANSLIEIYDIKGHILDSYSCGFSTTCWVWSPASNLGNGIYLVRATNGSNSTIKKVFYIK, encoded by the coding sequence GTGTCTATTAAACGTATTATTATCTCTCTTTTGCTTGTTGTTAGTCTGTCTTTAGCTGTAGTAGTATTCTTCAATCGGCTTCCGGGTGGACCTCCCACAACTTTCGAGATACTTGTTTTCAACGATGGCGAACCGCCTGTTGATATAACAGATTTTCATTTCTCGGTTTCTCCTATGCCATGTCAGGTGACAGGTGCTACTTACCCTACCGGGTGGACAATGCGTTATGCTCTACCAAACAGTTTTGTTGAGTTGGATGCCGGTGATGGAAGCGCTATTCCGGCCGGTTCTGAGGGTATGTTTGGGGTTACAATCGATGGTCCTTGTGAAGGAGCTACCTTCTCATTTTATCTCACCGGTCCCGATGGAGTGATTCCCGGGTCAGAACGAGAGGGACCAATTGAGGGATTGGGTATTATCGAAACAAGAACTCCAAGTGGGTTAGGGCTTTCCGTTGCACCTAATCCTTTCAATTCCGCTTGTTTAATAAAGTCGTCCGCAAATTCGTTGATCGAGATATATGACATAAAAGGCCATATTCTAGATTCCTATTCTTGCGGTTTTTCAACAACATGCTGGGTTTGGAGTCCGGCATCGAATCTTGGGAACGGAATTTATCTTGTTCGAGCAACCAATGGATCAAATAGCACAATAAAAAAGGTGTTCTATATAAAGTAG
- a CDS encoding AMP nucleosidase codes for MVNKYNIAKNWFSRYIGAKPDMIGDYILLTNFDHHMASFTERFDCDVWGKDHPMQSATNSKGLSMINFGMGSPNAAMIMDLLVARAPKGVLFLGKCGGIKHSTEIGHFILPIAAIRGEGTGNDYFPPEVPALPSFKLHKFVSNKILMRNLEYRSGVIYTTNRRMWEWDEKFKLYLKKISAIAIDMETATLFLVGHKNSIARGALLLVSDLPMTPEGIKTEHSDKNVTEKYADLQLDIGIEAMADIGDAGEQIKHFTF; via the coding sequence GTGGTGAATAAATACAATATAGCTAAAAATTGGTTTTCTCGGTATATCGGTGCGAAGCCCGACATGATAGGTGATTATATTCTTCTGACTAATTTCGATCATCACATGGCTAGTTTTACAGAAAGATTCGATTGTGATGTATGGGGAAAAGATCATCCTATGCAATCGGCTACGAACTCCAAGGGCCTTTCGATGATAAATTTCGGCATGGGTTCACCGAATGCGGCTATGATTATGGACCTATTGGTTGCGCGTGCACCAAAAGGTGTCTTATTCCTGGGTAAATGCGGAGGTATAAAGCACTCGACCGAAATCGGGCATTTTATACTCCCAATAGCAGCAATTCGTGGCGAAGGAACAGGAAACGATTATTTCCCGCCCGAGGTTCCAGCTTTGCCATCATTCAAACTCCATAAATTTGTGTCGAATAAAATATTAATGAGGAATCTCGAATATCGCTCTGGTGTGATTTATACCACAAATAGAAGGATGTGGGAGTGGGACGAAAAATTCAAGCTCTATCTTAAAAAAATATCAGCTATAGCTATCGATATGGAAACAGCTACCCTGTTTCTTGTGGGACATAAAAATAGTATTGCTCGCGGCGCATTGTTGCTCGTTTCCGATCTTCCGATGACACCCGAAGGCATTAAAACCGAGCATTCAGATAAAAATGTAACAGAAAAATATGCCGATCTTCAACTTGATATTGGTATAGAGGCTATGGCTGATATCGGCGACGCAGGTGAACAAATAAAGCATTTCACTTTCTAA
- a CDS encoding HPP family protein — protein sequence MKLIDKKFKNNCFRYFFQCGIATITIVGILMYLRTVDHGAIIASLGASTFITFTMPHSYDSQVRRLLGGYLIGVSCGIVCYFTAVYAYSKGLLPSTDTSTVVFGGFAVGLAMFLMSIMNAEHAPAAGMALALVLNSWSGGTIVFIFASVAWLIFVKIVLANYLLDFRDLPIGSVNRKMPPKMNSFSKRLY from the coding sequence ATGAAATTAATAGATAAAAAATTCAAAAATAATTGCTTTAGATACTTTTTTCAGTGTGGAATAGCAACGATAACAATAGTTGGGATATTAATGTATCTCAGGACGGTCGATCACGGTGCTATTATAGCCTCACTGGGAGCTAGCACCTTTATTACTTTTACTATGCCACATTCATATGATTCCCAGGTTAGGAGACTCCTTGGGGGTTATCTTATCGGCGTTTCATGTGGAATTGTATGTTATTTTACCGCTGTATATGCCTATTCTAAAGGCCTGTTACCAAGTACCGATACATCGACTGTGGTTTTTGGGGGATTCGCTGTCGGATTGGCTATGTTTCTTATGTCGATTATGAACGCAGAGCACGCACCCGCCGCAGGGATGGCTTTGGCACTTGTTTTGAACTCGTGGTCAGGCGGAACAATCGTGTTTATATTCGCTTCTGTGGCCTGGTTGATCTTTGTGAAAATTGTATTGGCCAATTATCTTCTCGATTTTCGGGATTTACCCATCGGATCGGTTAATAGAAAAATGCCTCCAAAAATGAATAGCTTTTCGAAGCGATTATATTAA
- a CDS encoding molybdopterin-dependent oxidoreductase: MSKLSEMNTPIFWVEGHPGDFDKEKWKIEVSGLVERPKNYSWEELMAFQKVTVEARLTSVTRWSVRGRWGGICLADILRDVGALPDGKFVRVWSCGLVYDTSIPWDIAMKEKTLLAYEFDEEPLGEDYGGPIRLFVPYLWGYKSAKSVVKIEITEKYITGYWEKRGYTDSAKILPGRVLDVNTGKVRPIPGGEVIKFEDQ, from the coding sequence GTGTCCAAACTCTCTGAGATGAATACTCCGATTTTTTGGGTCGAAGGCCACCCCGGTGATTTCGATAAAGAAAAATGGAAAATAGAGGTGAGTGGTCTGGTTGAAAGGCCTAAAAATTATTCTTGGGAAGAGTTGATGGCGTTTCAGAAGGTAACCGTCGAAGCGCGACTCACAAGCGTTACGCGGTGGTCGGTGAGAGGCAGGTGGGGTGGCATTTGTTTGGCGGATATCCTACGGGATGTCGGAGCGCTTCCTGATGGCAAATTCGTAAGGGTATGGTCATGCGGGTTGGTTTATGATACTAGCATTCCCTGGGATATCGCCATGAAAGAAAAGACGCTTTTGGCATATGAATTCGATGAAGAACCTCTGGGCGAAGATTATGGAGGTCCGATTAGACTTTTTGTGCCATATTTATGGGGCTACAAATCCGCCAAATCGGTTGTCAAAATAGAGATTACTGAAAAGTATATTACAGGCTACTGGGAAAAAAGAGGATATACCGATTCAGCAAAGATATTGCCCGGAAGAGTTCTAGATGTCAACACAGGTAAAGTTAGGCCAATTCCGGGAGGCGAAGTAATCAAATTCGAGGATCAATAG